TGGGCCATTTTCCAGAACCAGGTCTTTACATAATTGAATGATAAATTTCAGTTACAGGtaagtgaaaattaaaatgtgattttttttttcccatctaagttcaaaGACCCTTGGAATCTATTCCCAGACCTAGTTCTCtgttctataagaagtctttcctgatcccctccagTTGCTATCACCTTCCTGTcctcaaaaaatattatttttatctatttatatatgtatatgttatctccTCTAAcaaaatgtaagctacttgagagaaggaactttttcattctttgtcttttttttttatgcccagcacctagcagagtgcctggtgaattataggtacttaataaatgctcatggattcattgattgattaattgtttCATTTAGAGCTGCAAGGTGAACCCAGAACCAAGGGGAAACCCACCAGGTTGTGCTGAGCCTGCAGCTCAATCTCCAGAGCATTGACAGTGCGCCTCAGTTCAACAATCTCTGCCTGGCAGTTCTGTAGCTGTTCGGAGCTGGACACCACCTGCTTGTTCAATTCCTCTGTCTGAAAAAGAAATCAGTCTTGGTCAGGAGGTGTGGTGAGGCAGCCGATGAAGAGGGGCCAACAAATACTACCTGACATTCTGGTGAGTCATAGGAGGTGAAACAGCCTCACCTGAGTGGTGAACCACTCCTCCACATCTCTGCGGTTGTTCTCCACCACAGTCTCATATTGACACCTGGTCTCGTTCAGCACCCTGTTCAGGTCCACAGTTGGGGCAGCATCCACCTCCACATTGAGTCTCTCTCCAATCTGACTTCTCAGGGTGTTGACTTCCTGtgtaagaaaaaggaggaaggaccCCAGCAGCAATGAGTCTGCTCGTAAAGTCTCTTGTAGGAGTGTCATTGGAAGATACAAGTTTTTTTCCTTGAATTAAGCTTTTTAACTCTTAAGGGACATAGAGCTTAAGGGAAACATTAATAGTTACCATTTACATAGCCACTTGaggcttacaaagcatttttcatacAATTTCATAATCTATCCTACAATCCTGCTATTActgacctccattttacagatggtaggATGAGTTAAGAATAAGAGATAGATGGGCTAAATCCCTTGGCCAGGGTTATGTAggtaggaagcatctgaggcaggattttaagtCAGCCCTTTCTAACTTCAACATTCCATTCACAATGCCACCATCTACATGTCTGATGGGGAGACATAGGAATAGGCACTggttttatgatttcattggtatagggaattcccagctAATGAAACTCCATCTACCCATACAGGGCAGCAGCTGGTCTTCAGATTAGAGTCTTCAAGCTTTTCCTGGAACACAGAGTGCTCACTAAATGACTTGTTTACTGGGTGCAAGTCCCTCCACTCACTGACTACAAGCCactaagtcatttgcccaaggtcactcagtatGTGCAGAAGAtaagacttgaacctgggtcttcctggggttactggttctctatccattatatcatacCTCTTCTAAGAAGATAAAGAAGCCAGAAttaatatttctcatttattcCAGTTTTTCCTTCAGTGTTTATTATCTCCTGAAGTTTAGTCACTCTTCCTTATTGCTGTCTTTGTCACTATCACCTTCCTCAGGACCATCATCATCTATATCATTATCAGAAAATGCTAATAGAAAAGACTCATGGGTCCATAGTCAAGGGAGATCTAGGTTCAAAACTTGCTTTGGACCATCACTAGATTTATGGAACCCCTTTCAGATTACCTCCTAACCATTCTGTGTAAATCTTGTATATACACAGTTACATTATAAGTCCCTTGAGGTTAAGGACtgcatttttgcctttccttgtgttaccagaacttaacacagcacctgacacatttttactgttgttcagttgtttcccttgtgtccaaatcttcatgatcccatttgagattttctagccaaagatattagaatggtttgcgatttccttctccagctcattttacagatgaggaaatcaaggcaaacagaattaaatgatttgtccaaggttacaaagctactaagtgtctacaggtattcaaactcaggtcttcctgacctcagaccAGGCTCTccatccacagtgccacctagctgccctacctgACTCACAGTTTTtgattaataaatggttgttgtgTAACTAATCCTGAGTAACTCTctgaactttgatttcttcaactgcaaaatggggtcAATAATGTCCGTAGCATCTACCTTTCAAATATCAAAGACTGCCAATTATACAATACTTAcagtgttagctattatcattgctTTTAGaggcaaacatttattgactgccTCCTGTATGGCTTGCAAATGCTTTTCTGGTTTCTTTTCTTCACAAGACCCTATGCCCAATTTTTAGCCAGGGACCTTGGGACCAAGATTCCATGATTACTACATTCAGGTTGGTTACAGTGTGAAACACTTACCTGTCTCTTGCTCCTCAAAGAAGTCTAGCTGGTTTATGAATTGGTGCTGATGCTAAACTTAATGGGTACAATGAAACTATTGGGAATGCTTTAATAACAATTGCATTTCTTGACCACACGCCTTTATGCGAACAGAGTAGAGTGGATTAATCATTCTCTGATGGGCTCCTCAAGGGCATccactgtctttttcctttcattgtatccccagaacttaacacagcacctggcatatagtaggtgcttgataaatgtctgttgactgattgactaaagCAAGGTTGATTTCGTGGGCAAGGAATATTCAGTTTCTTGGGCACAGTGaatacatttccttctccccGCATACAGTCTGAATTGTCAGGTCCCTTCTTACCAGACAAGATACCTAGGTCTGGAAATTTTCCCTTACCTGTTCATGGTTCTGCTTGAGACAGAGTAGCTCCTCCTTCAGGGACTCCACCTTAGCCTCTAGATCAGACTTGCAGAGGGTCAGCCCATCCAGGATCCTCCGTAGGCCATTGATGTCAGCCTCCACCAGCTGGCGCAGGGACAGCTCTGTCTGGTACCTTTAAAATATGACAAGAGATCAAAGGAcatgcaaagaaaacaaaaacacaaagagaaagtCCCCATATCTCAGAAACCAGTCTTCTAAGTCTTATGGAAACTTAGAATGTAGAGTCAGAAAATGCTCAGAGATCCCCTAGGCCAAGGAATCTTCACCTTTTGGGAGTTGTAGACCCATTTGGCAATCTGGCAAAGACAATAAAACCCCTTCTTAGAATGCAGTTTCATcccaattagtgtgaataatgaatctcaTAAGGAGCTCTCAAATTCACTCTATCCAAAgctataattatgtaaaatatggtaattggtttAAGCTTGATGGAAATGTGCAATGTGAATTTGAATAATTTGACCACTTTACAGAGGATTCATTATTCTCACTAATCAGGAGCTAGCTATCATGTTTTCatatgcttaaaataaaatgtataagattatgaaggaaactaAATATATTAAAAGATAATTATCAAAAGAAATTCTGAAGGAAGTAAATAGACCCTGGACTAAAAAGTCTCATAACTATCCTGTCTCTGTTTGAACACTTCCAGGGATGGGAAAGTCACTGCATATTGAGGTCACTTATTTTGTGAATGGACAAAGCATACTGTTCAAAAGTTCTTACTTGGTTCTGAAATCATCCGCAGCCAGCTTGGCATTGTCAATCTGCACCACCAGTCTAGTATTCTCTGCCTTAGTGCACAGGATCTGAAGGAATGAATGATTGTAAACTGCATTACACTTagaaataatacttttttttcttgaagtaaAATAAATCAACTATTGTCCTCTTGTCATTTGCATAAAGGATGAAGATGATAATGCCACATTTCCAGTTCACCTTCTGTGTTTTTTATAAACCATCaggttgtaaactccttaaaagaatccccaatgcttagtacagtgcctcaTATATTCTATTTATTGAGTGATTATTTAACTTCAATATGAAAGCAATATGATAGGAAGAAAAGTGTATGGCTTCACTGGGCGTCTGGAACTCTGTGTTCTATTTCTGACTTTGCCACTAGCTAGTTCTGTGACTTTGAGCACATTTCTTAACTTTTCTAGgcttcagggttttgttttttcagcTATATAATGAAGAGGTGggattagattatctctaagtcTTTTTCCATATCTAACAGAGGACCTAAGTCCTCTTCCCATCCGGAGGCTTACAGTATGTCTCTCTTACTCTTTTATGACCagggagaaaacagaaaattCACAGGTAGTTAGTACCTGTTGAATGCACCCTACGATCATCACAGCAGTCAATGAAAAGTTCGTCTCTTTGTCACATGCTTAGTAGTCCAGACCTGTTATGGAGTCTCTGCACAAGCTTGAGCCCCAAATTTCAGTTGGGGGTGGCATTGGCAGCCCATGTTGTATATGTTTACTAGGGCTCAGCTTAGccacttctgttttataattCCACAAGATCAGAACTGAAGCTTTCATAGAAATATCAGGCAGGTGGAAATGGACCCTttaatcatctctctctctctctctctctctctctctctctctctctctctctctctctctctctctctctctctctctctctctctctccctctctctaattAGATTACCTCCAGTATCATACATCCACCCTCATGGATAACACTtaaatttccccatttttttccatCATTGTTTCTGACACCTCAGGAGAAAAGTCTACCCCCTACCCACCCAGCCAAGGGGTTAAAGGAAGCAGGGCCTCTGAAGAAGATAGGACACATTAAAGGGGagtatggcataatggaaagatcaTTTTAGAATCAAAGATTTAAGGCTTGAAAaggccttggaggtcatctagtccaccctcctaacttttcagaaaaggaaactgagacccagaagaacTGTGACTAATTATTGAAAACCATATCAATGACTAGTCTTGAAAAAAGGATCTAGGTTTGAAACCCACTCCTGAATCTCTTAGTTATGTAATTGTTGGAAAGTCACTTATTCACTCTGAAACCCAGTATTCTCATCttataaatggagataatagtttTTGTAGTATGTATCTCTCAGGAatattgcaaggatcaaatgtcTACTTCATGCTTTACCCACTTTAAATGGAACTACAGACCCTCAATTTAGTTAAGGTTGTGGTTCTGAACATTTTCTGTTCCCCCTTTGGAAATCTAATGAAACCTATGAACTTGATCTTGAATAATATCCtgaagtgcataaaataaaatacaaaagataaccaaggaaaccaattatatttaaatgcatTAAGCAAAATACtaataaaacaaattcatagaACACCAGTTGAGAACCCATCATCTAATACATCTTAAATGATAGTTGATAATTTACAAAGGATGGATTATTTGGGTCTTCATTCAGGTGCCACTGACTTTGATCACTTTTATTAATGAAACTGCTATAAAATTCAAAAGGTAACACTGGACCAAGAAAGAGTAGAAATTCTTCAAGattttcaaatgagatagcacCTGCTTATAATATAAGACCATGGGCCATTCTCTTGACCCTACTGACTCTACCTGCACCCACAAAACTTTTCTCAAACTCTCTTAAATGTAGTACTTTGGATAATTCTGCCTGTCTTCCTTCTCCACACGACTGGTGCATGAATTAGTTGAGATGCCCCATCTGACTCACTTTTTGCTGAAGCTCCTCAATGATCCTGAAGTAGGACTGGTAGTCTGGGCACACATAGGGGACCTGCTGTTGGCACCACTCCCGGATCCTACTCTCCAGTTCAGCATTCTCCCTCTCCAGCTGGCGCACCTTCTCCAGGTAGTTGGCCAGACGGTCATTCAGGAACTGCATGGTCTCCTTCTCCTTGCCATTGAAGGAGCCTTCACAGAACCAGCCACAGGTACCCACATTGGCAGGGATGCTGCAGGCCCCAGGGAGGGTGCAGCTGTGGCAGCTGGGAGGCAGACAGGGCCTGGAGGAGCAGCTAGTACGGCAGCTGAAGTTGGGCAGAGAGCAGTTGTAAGGCATGATGAACTCAACAATGTCCCCTGATGACCTGCAATGTCTACCTGTTTCCTATCGTATGAATCTCCTTCCTATACCAGGCtcattttatattctttcctCAGTAGGTGTGGTTATAGTATAtagtattttccccttttttcttctttagcatTGTTTCTGAAGCACTTCTCAGTCTGTTATTTAATGACCTCAGAAGAGTCCTTCACCTCATAAAAGGTTTTACTTGGGCTTCTTGCTAAGTCAGGACTCCACACCAATTGTACTTCTCGGTGAAGTAAGGGCTTTATGGCTCATCTTCAAAGTGGCCAACCCATCACTTCCCCTTGTTCATTGGGTGTGGAGACCCTGAGGGACAGTTCTGTCTCATGGTCACCCCAGTGACTAAGGTCAGAGTCTCTGGCTTTATACTCCACCATATATAGACTCTGGGCTGACCTCCCTTGactctttttctccattctaagAAGTTAAAGCACTATCAGGTTGAAACTTGGAAGAGTCCGAGATGAAGCTACCTGAGAAAGCACAAGTAGAGACTGGAATGTACTAGTGGGAAGATTACTGTATACTGTAACCAGATGGGTTTTTGAGGTCTTATAAGTCCATCTGTCTGCCTCCATGCAAGGTCAGGCAGAAAGCTATATCCTGAGGAAGGGTGATGAAGTAGAAAGaacagcactggacttggaatcatggCACCTAAGTTTGAGTCTTGGCTCTGTCATTTATtgccctgtgaccttgggcaaattgtaAAAcctctttagacctcagtttcttcaattgtagaaTGGAGGGATTATACAAAAAATTTCTGAAATGCTTTCCAGATGTCACTTGCTACCGCTGTGATCTTGGTAATctttcttagtctcagtttcctgatctataaaatgagggagttggacaagaTAATCTTTGAGGTATctcttagctctgtgaccctctGACCGCTGAAGATTCTACAACTGTCCTTGGTGCCTATTCCAGGAGTTTGCATTGTAAATTCTAAATGAGTATAGCTGGAAATGACCTTGGAGGTCCTGTAACTcaactatcctcattttacaaatgagggaactgagactcagaaaaggtaactgacttgcccaaggtcactcaggtagcaCGTAATAGCTGGAAAATTATTCAGGTCCAACCTCCTCAATTTATAAatgaggtgaggaaactgacttcACAGAAGTTGAGCCACTTAACCAAGGTCACTCAGGGCAGAGACAATATTTAAACCAAGATCACCTGATTTTAGAACCACTATCTCCCAGCTATCTTGGTCTTCTCCATACCTGAACTAAGGAATGATAGAAAGCTATTACACCATGGAAATAAGCTGTATATCATGTCAAATATGAGTGGGCAAGATAAATTTAAAGCCTAAACTACTTTTGTGAACAAAGAGATAATGCTATCTCTTATCAATTAAGACTAAAGTTGGTTCCACTCTAACAGAATAAAATTCTAGTGCTAATGTAGTATAATATGAtagaatgtaatgtaatatatatgcatgtgtaataTGCAATTTAAATAAATAAGCCTACCAACTAATTGgaagctttaaaaataatctgtttcatttttctaggGGAGAAAAAGCTGACTTCAATTCTTCAAagggaaaataacaataataatttgcTTTCATTCATGTTTTTTACTCATTCTTAATGAccacatttgggttttcttggcagatactggagtggtttgtcttttccttctccagctcactttacagatgaggaaactgaggtaaacaggtttaagtgacttgcccaggatcacatagctagtaagtatctaaggccaaatttgaacttatgaaaatgagttttcctgacttcaggcccagcctTCTAGCCTctgcaccactgagctgccctaataataataatagcaacaataataaataacaataataatttcacAATAATTCTCTGAATTAGGTAATGTgtcattatgtccattttactgatgaagaaattgatgagTTGAGAGCTCAAGGAACTTGCCTATAAATTACACAGATGGTATTTGAGGCAGACTTTGAACCAGGACTCCTAGGGTCAAGTCCAGCCTTTATCTATTATTTTTCCTGGACTTCCTTTAGTACTCTTAGAGGGGAGGCAGACTTGCTCTCCCCTGGCCCATTTTTATCAGTACCACACAAATACCAGTGTGAAAGTTTgtaatgtttattatttcttaatcaACACATGAAACCCCATCTATACAAGTGAGTGCTTCCCTCTCAAAGTAATCCCTTTGGGAGGCTGGACTCTGCTTCCAATGATGCTCCCTTTGCCCAAGTCATGTTTACAAGTCCTCTCTTAGAATGACCTCCAGAATCCAagcattctggacagcaatttggaactatgccctaagggctacaaaaatgtgcatgccctttgaccagcaataccgcttctaggactgaatctccaagagatcataaaagtgggaaagggtctcacacgtacaaaaatatttacagcagctctctttgtggtggccaaaaactggaaatcaaagggatgcccatcaattggggaatggctgaataaattgtggtatatgaatgtaatggaatactactgtgctataagaaatgatgaacaggaagacttcagagagacctggaaagatttacatgaactgatgctgagtgaaaggagcagaaccaggagaacttcgtacacaacaataaccacagtgtgagaggaatttttctggtagacttagtacttcactgtaatgcaaggacttaaaaaatcccCAATAGTCTCGagggaaaatgctttccacatccacggaaagaactatggaattcgatcgcagaatgaagcagaccattttattttgtattatattttgttttgttttatgatttctcccatttattttaattcttctatgcaacatgactaaggtaaaaatctgtttaataggaatgtatgtgtagaacctatataaaattgaatgccacctcagggagggagtagggaggtacaggggaaggagggggagggaggggaaaaaatctaagatatatggaaatgattgtagaacactgaaaacaaataaaataattttttaaaaaagaatgaccTCCAGAGCATATAGTGCATTCAATCCAACTCAAGGAGCATTTATCAAGCATAAACCTATTATTTCcaaattttgtatttcataatatgaAATACTATCCTCCCCCAGAGAGAGAAGTAATGGACTTAGAGAGCATCAtgaagcatgatttttttttctttatttttcttgctttttttttcagcaCATGGGTAATGTAGAAATATGGTTTgcatgactgtatatgtataaatagatatgttttgccttctcaataagtggagagaatgtggaactgaaaataaaaataacatttaaatttaaaaataaaaactattagtggtagagatattaaaaaaaaatgaataatggtgcctgtcctcaaagagcttgtcCTCTACTGGAAGGCATATCCTCAGAAGTGACAAAGCTCCACTCTCTGATTTTCCATAACATGTCATTTAGAGCcagtctttaaaaataatataagaagCCAAGCTAGGGAATATTATTTTGGCTCCAGACTTAAGAGTGAttacaaaataatgaaattagcTTTCTTGTATGACTTGTAAAATTGTTTTCCTACAACTGAACCTTACTGGAACCAATCCCTGCATCAGATGCAGCTCAAATTTACTGAACACCAATGAGCTGAGATCAGAGGACAATGATTCAACAAATTTTTGTTGAGTGACTGTTAGATcaaagaattttggagttggaaaggatctaGGAGATCATTTGATGTAACTctgtttacaaatgagaaaagagtgggaagtaacttacctaagatcacacagttagttgATAGCTGAGCCAGGACTAGAATTCCAAGCTTCTCTTCATGATTCCTGAATTCCACTGATTCCTTTCCAAGGGGCTGTGGTGGTAGTATCAACATCTTGCCATGGAAAGAGCATTAAATCCAATGCTGGAATCTGAGAAGCTTGTCAgggagaataaataaataagatataaTGTAATTAGTGCAATGTCATAAAGGGGGTACAAAGAAAGTGCCATGAAAGCTTAGTTGTTGAAGAGATCATTTCTGGCTGATAGGATAAGAAACAACTTtgtggaagaaagagaatttgatcTAGAATTTGGTGATAAGGAGTGCTTTTCAGCACAATGGGATGTAAACTAGTTAGGCTAAAGTACATAGAGTGTTTTGAGAGAAGTAGCATGATAATAAGTTAAAAAGGAAGGTTGAGGAAAAAACatatgaatgagaagaaaagtacccagaatcaagagaataattTAAATAGTAGACACAGAAattaaagggaaaatgaaagaatatgaacTCTAATCAAAGGCAAGAGACAGCCTTGATTCCCATGGTCCAATGATGAAATAGATGCTTCTCTTCATAGCATGGAAGAGGTAGACTATAGGTATGGATTGTGATATTCATTGTCATATATGGCCAATGATTTGTTTTGATCAACTGTACTTCTTTGTTTCAAATGAGGTTTCTGTCACTGAGGATGTGGGGGGAGTGGTGGGGAAGGGCAGAGTTGGAACTAAAGAAATTTTAAGAATCAAAATAtgtattgaaaaaataataaaataaatagaaattaaaatgagaagaagGTTGGGGACATGATAAAATTCACATTTCAAACAGTGAATAATTAGATTCCCCatttttctctgctttcctttttttagtcTCCAAATttcaagaaagaggaagaaaggaaggaaggaaggaaggaaggaaggaaggaaggaaggaaggaaggaaggaaggaaggaaggaaggaaggaagggaagaatgaagaTAGAAAACACAGAAATTGCtttcttgaaaaaagaaagaaaggaactaTTTTTGGTCTCCAACCAATGCTGCCAAGCTTGTGTGCATCCATAGGTATTTATTCCATctcaataaaagaaataaagaaccaCAACTTTCTATGATCTACACCCAGCATCCAAAGTGCCACGCTTGCTCCACAGATGTTAAGCAATgcttaattattgttattatagaaTTATAATCATATCATGTCGTTCTAGCTGAGTAAGCTTGGGATGAGGAAGGGTGTAACAAAGTTATTAACCTCTCCTTGTTTctattacttttcatttattctgtttgtAGTCAACTTCAGGCCATATCAAACTTTAACTGGGTAAAGACATTGTCTTGGCTCAATAGGTCTATAGTAAACATCATAGGTAAACAAAATATTAACCAACACAAGGTTAAGCTATTGTGGCTAACACTATAATATAGGACCTGGTGTCAATGTGATAGGTAAACTGTTCTTGAGATTTAAGGAATCTTTTTTAGAGAAGTAAAAGCATCTCAGAGGACAAGACGATACCCACACTTGTCAGTCATAGCAGTAACAATGACACATAGTAGcttctcatttcatccttcttagcttcagttttctcatctggaaaatggacatAATGATACTTGTACTGTCAAAGGGTCAGTGCAAGGAAAATACTTCATAAAACCTTATACGTTgcataaatatgaattattattatgggcataataatacttgtaccatTTATCTCATAGGGTCAgtgtaaggaaaatattttgtgaatCTTACACATTACATAAGCAAAAGTTACTATCAGAGTCTTCCAAATAAGGTAGTAAGCCTGCAGCTGCTTATGGGATGGGATTGGAGGAGATGAGGAATGATAATATCAGACACCATGTTTGCATAAACTAAAAGGAATAACATTAGGTGAAAGATAAAGATCACCAACCTCAAAGACTCATAGCTTTCCTTCAGCCCACATTTCCAATCAATGGACAAGTCTAGTTGATTTTGTCTCCTCAACCACCTTCATTTCTATCCCCCTGACTCCACTGAATTAGCAACTATTCAAGTTCAGGCACTTATTCATAGTGTACTGgctagactattataatagtttGCTAATTAGTTTCCCTAGATGTAGCCTTTCCTCCTTACCTCCTTACCTCCATCTTCTACACAGTTGCCAAAATTACCTTTATAAGGA
The DNA window shown above is from Notamacropus eugenii isolate mMacEug1 chromosome 2, mMacEug1.pri_v2, whole genome shotgun sequence and carries:
- the LOC140528521 gene encoding keratin, type I cuticular Ha3-I-like — its product is MPYNCSLPNFSCRTSCSSRPCLPPSCHSCTLPGACSIPANVGTCGWFCEGSFNGKEKETMQFLNDRLANYLEKVRQLERENAELESRIREWCQQQVPYVCPDYQSYFRIIEELQQKILCTKAENTRLVVQIDNAKLAADDFRTKYQTELSLRQLVEADINGLRRILDGLTLCKSDLEAKVESLKEELLCLKQNHEQEVNTLRSQIGERLNVEVDAAPTVDLNRVLNETRCQYETVVENNRRDVEEWFTTQTEELNKQVVSSSEQLQNCQAEIVELRRTVNALEIELQAQHNLRNSLENTLTETEARYSSQLSQVQCMITNVESQLAEIRGDLERQNQEYQVLLDVRARLECEISTYRGLLESEDCKLPCNPCATTNACGKPIGPCPISTPCAPCTPCIPRSRCGPCNSFVR